A region of the Silene latifolia isolate original U9 population unplaced genomic scaffold, ASM4854445v1 scaffold_647, whole genome shotgun sequence genome:
GATGGAAAGGGGAGTTCTTCCGTCttggaaaaataattttctttttaTTGCTATATATTGTGTTGAATTTGTTGTGGCCTGAATGTGGTGGGTGATTAGCTTCTTTATACGTATGCAAAAAAGGCATTGTTGATGCTGGGAAACATTCAACTTGAACTTCAGAAACTTGTTGATCTTTATGTAAGTCCTAGTTGCGGTggctttttattttgtttatcgtcgGTTATTCTATCTTCATATAAAACCATGATATAATCTTGCTCTTCTGTGTTTTGGCAGCGTTCCAATATTTTCGTCACTATCACGAATCCATCAGAATCTCTTCTCAATCAACTTCAAACTGTACAGGTTTTCATTACTATAACCTATTTTCATAAATGTCCATTTACTTGGTATGCAAGATCTTGACTGGATTCTTTTCCTTTTAATTAATATAGGAAATGAAACAACAGTGTGACGAGAAAAGGTATGAACCTTGGTCTACATAAGGTCTCTTTTTCCACAAATTTTAAGTTGTATTTAAACTAGAAAATGGTATGCAGAGCTGTATATGAATACATGCTGGAACAACAGCGAGAAAAAGGACGGTCAAAAGGTGGAAAAGGTGAAAGTTTTTCTATGGATCAGTTGAAGCAAGCCCATACTGAATATGAAGAGGAAGCGACTCTTATGTGTTTTCAGGCTGAAGTCTCTAAGCAAGGACAATCTCGATGTCTTTTAACACAAGCAGCTCGTCATCATACAGCTCAGGTCTAGCCGGTGGTTCTTACCTGACTATCAATACCTTCAACAATATGTCTACTACTAAAATTCTGATTCTAATAACTTTAATGAATACTTTGTTTGAATTACAGTTAAACTTCTTCAAAAGGGGGGTTAAATCGCTAGAGACAATTGACCCACATGTAAAGCTGATTGCCGAAAAGCAACATATAGACTACCAACTTAGTGGGCTTGATGACaatgatggagaagatgaggaagaaaacaGTTATGATTCTAAAGATCAAGGAGAATTAAGCTTTGACTATCGCCCACAAAAGCTGGGAACTGACGCTGAATTAAGATTCAACAATTAAATGCCGGACAAGTGTTCCTCGGCATTCCTGCTGCCAATAAAGGTTTTTTATTCCCGCCTCAAGTTCTCATATCTCAAGTATTACCGACAATTTAATTGTCGCCTAAGTATGGAGGGGTGATGCTTTGGTAATGATGGGAAAACGCAACAAGTTGGTATCGATTGTGGAGAAACCTTTAGCCCGGTGGTAAAGCCCTCTACAATTCGAACGGTTCTATGTCTTGCTCTTTCAAAATCATGGTCCATTCATCAACTTGATGTTAAAAATGCTTTTTTACATGACACATTTAACGAAACGgtctatatgtataacccatcggCTATAGGGACAAATCACGACCTGATCATGTTTGTCTCCTAAAGAAATCGCTATAAGGGCTCAAGTAAGCA
Encoded here:
- the LOC141639958 gene encoding uncharacterized protein At2g33490-like, coding for MLEQQREKGRSKGGKGESFSMDQLKQAHTEYEEEATLMCFQAEVSKQGQSRCLLTQAARHHTAQLNFFKRGVKSLETIDPHVKLIAEKQHIDYQLSGLDDNDGEDEEENSYDSKDQGELSFDYRPQKLGTDAELRFNN